A genomic region of Clavibacter michiganensis subsp. insidiosus contains the following coding sequences:
- a CDS encoding BLUF domain-containing protein, producing MRTTVYTSTATRHMTDADLAELLGQCIRNNEEAGLTGLLLHRDGKFMQVLEGPHDAVESVYAAIESDPRHTDVRLLLDEELPARQFPQWSMGFRTVDDATLRQLRGYDDFLDTPASAAARPDAPSRARWLLEWFRTHPV from the coding sequence ATGCGCACGACCGTCTACACCAGCACCGCCACGCGACACATGACCGACGCGGATCTCGCGGAGCTCCTCGGTCAGTGCATCCGCAACAACGAGGAGGCCGGCCTCACCGGCCTGCTGCTCCACCGCGACGGGAAGTTCATGCAGGTGCTCGAGGGCCCGCACGACGCGGTGGAGTCGGTGTACGCCGCCATCGAGTCGGATCCCCGGCACACCGACGTGCGCCTGCTGCTCGACGAGGAGCTCCCCGCCCGGCAGTTCCCCCAGTGGTCGATGGGCTTCCGCACGGTGGACGACGCGACGCTCCGCCAGCTCCGCGGCTACGACGACTTCCTCGACACGCCCGCGTCGGCCGCGGCCCGCCCCGACGCGCCGTCCCGCGCCCGCTGGCTCCTGGAGTGGTTCCGCACGCACCCGGTGTGA
- a CDS encoding helix-turn-helix domain-containing protein → MGADDDAPTGVHCRLDELLAARGMTLTRLSAIVGVSQVNLSVLKNDRARAIRYSTLVAVCRALECEIGDLLVLDPPAA, encoded by the coding sequence ATGGGCGCCGACGACGACGCCCCCACCGGCGTCCACTGCCGCCTCGACGAGCTGCTCGCCGCGCGCGGCATGACGCTCACGCGGCTGAGCGCGATCGTGGGCGTGAGCCAGGTGAACCTCTCGGTCCTGAAGAACGACCGCGCCCGGGCGATCCGCTACTCGACCCTCGTCGCGGTGTGCCGCGCGCTCGAGTGCGAGATCGGCGACCTGCTGGTGCTGGATCCGCCGGCGGCCTGA
- a CDS encoding class I SAM-dependent methyltransferase — protein MSDAPDAAPASAADDLLDLGALRRRPDVEAENLFAVDAADRLLLDELVALLDAATDAGRPVRTEQLVVIGDQYGALALGAAAALRRAGAADPLRIRVHQDALASETALDLNAELTGETADLRHHGLDDALAAGARIVVARLPRSLDALDEWAGVVARAAADDVTVLAGGRVKHMTPAMTEVLARRFGDVHATLARQKSRILVARRPLRADDGDPYPRGASHPDLGLEVRAHGAAFAGSKIDIGTRFLLSFLADLPADARVAVDLGCGTGVIASAVALARPGLRVIATDQSWAAVDSARATVAANGVADRVPVVRDDAGSTVPDGSTDLVLLNPPFHTGATVHAGLAPRLFAAAARMLRPGGELWTVYNSPLGYRPQLTRIVGPTREAGRNAKFTVAVSTKPEQ, from the coding sequence AACCTCTTCGCCGTGGACGCGGCCGACCGGCTGCTCCTCGACGAGCTGGTCGCGCTGCTCGACGCCGCGACCGACGCGGGTCGCCCGGTGCGTACCGAGCAGCTCGTCGTCATCGGCGACCAGTACGGCGCGCTCGCGCTCGGCGCCGCGGCGGCCCTGCGGCGTGCCGGGGCGGCGGATCCCCTGCGCATCCGCGTGCACCAGGACGCCCTCGCCTCCGAGACCGCGCTCGACCTCAACGCGGAGCTGACCGGCGAGACCGCGGATCTCCGCCACCACGGGCTCGACGACGCGCTCGCCGCGGGCGCCCGGATCGTGGTCGCGCGCCTGCCGCGCAGCCTCGACGCGCTCGACGAGTGGGCGGGGGTGGTCGCCCGGGCGGCCGCCGACGACGTCACCGTGCTCGCCGGCGGCCGCGTGAAGCACATGACGCCCGCGATGACCGAGGTCCTCGCCCGCCGCTTCGGCGACGTGCACGCGACCCTCGCGCGGCAGAAGTCGCGGATCCTCGTCGCGCGCCGCCCTCTGCGGGCCGACGACGGCGACCCCTACCCGCGCGGCGCCTCCCACCCCGACCTCGGCCTCGAGGTGCGCGCGCACGGCGCCGCCTTCGCCGGATCCAAGATCGACATCGGCACGCGCTTCCTCCTCTCCTTCCTCGCCGACCTGCCCGCCGACGCCCGCGTCGCGGTCGACCTCGGCTGCGGCACGGGCGTCATCGCGTCGGCCGTCGCGCTCGCCCGGCCGGGCCTGCGCGTGATCGCGACCGACCAGTCGTGGGCGGCCGTCGACTCCGCGCGCGCGACCGTCGCCGCGAACGGCGTGGCCGACCGGGTGCCCGTGGTGCGCGACGACGCGGGATCCACCGTGCCCGACGGATCCACCGACCTCGTGCTCCTGAACCCGCCGTTCCACACGGGCGCCACCGTGCACGCGGGCCTCGCGCCGCGCCTGTTCGCCGCGGCGGCCCGCATGCTCCGCCCCGGCGGCGAGCTCTGGACCGTCTACAACAGCCCGCTCGGCTACCGGCCGCAGCTGACCCGCATCGTCGGGCCGACACGGGAGGCGGGTCGGAACGCGAAGTTCACGGTCGCCGTCTCGACGAAGCCCGAGCAGTAG